A window of Candidatus Xiphinematobacter sp. Idaho Grape contains these coding sequences:
- the rplT gene encoding 50S ribosomal protein L20, whose translation MSRATNAPASRRRRKRMIKASKGYRGRRSKLFRYAKDAQIKARVWSYRDRKTRKRNFRCLWIQRLNAATRAEGITYSRFVEGLKVAGIVLDRKVLSDLAIADLPVFKLVFQKVKAALDAKRVCAAR comes from the coding sequence ATGTCGAGAGCAACTAATGCACCCGCCAGCCGACGGCGGCGTAAGAGAATGATCAAGGCTTCCAAAGGGTATCGAGGGCGTAGAAGCAAATTATTTCGCTATGCGAAAGATGCCCAAATAAAGGCTAGGGTATGGTCCTACCGTGATCGAAAAACGCGCAAGCGTAACTTCCGCTGTCTCTGGATCCAGCGTCTCAACGCCGCGACGCGTGCCGAAGGAATTACCTACAGTCGGTTTGTTGAAGGATTAAAAGTCGCTGGTATCGTGTTAGACCGTAAGGTACTCTCAGATTTGGCCATAGCAGACCTTCCAGTTTTTAAGCTAGTCTTTCAGAAGGTGAAAGCTGCACTAGATGCTAAAAGAGTTTGTGCTGCTAGGTGA
- the rpmI gene encoding 50S ribosomal protein L35, protein MSTANSKTRKTVAKRFKLTATGKIKRAQACRRHLLECKSAKRKRRLARGIMVHSSDVSRIKQSLPFS, encoded by the coding sequence ATGTCCACTGCAAATAGTAAGACCAGGAAGACTGTTGCCAAGAGGTTTAAGCTTACTGCTACTGGCAAGATAAAGCGCGCGCAGGCCTGTCGCCGTCACCTTCTTGAATGTAAGTCTGCGAAACGCAAGCGCAGGCTTGCAAGAGGGATAATGGTTCACAGTTCTGATGTGTCACGGATTAAGCAATCTCTCCCATTTAGTTAG